The DNA window ctgcccccagctcagTCTTGATGTATTCCTCTCTCCCTGCTTGACCTCTGACAAGTATGTCTTTGAACCCTTCTGGATCTGTTTCCTTTCTGTATCATGAAAGGCTAGACGAGATACCCCCAAGGGCTGGTCCAGGGTAGCTCTAGCTGATGCCTGCTCAGTGCTAGGTGATGCTGGGGCAGGTCGGTGGGGGGTGAATCTGAGTCAGAAGTTACAAAGGGGAGCCTGAGGAGGCAAAGGTAAGCCCCACTCACGCCTCTGGGCTGATCCTTCTTCCCCCAATAGTCCTCCCGGACCGGGCCAGATGATGATAGCATCTCCTTCTGCAGCCAGACCACGTCCTACACAGCTGAGAGCTCCACGGCAGAGGATGCTCTCTCCGTCCGCTCTGAGATGATCCAGCGCAAAGGTACCCACTCACCAGCCAGGATTGTTGGGCAGGAGAGGGGGTGGTGGGCACCCAGCACCTGCagctttcccttttcctcctaaTCTAGTGTTTCCCAAGACTGTGATTCAGTGGATTCAGGAAACATAGTACCCTGTGTCCTCTTGGAGGTTCATAATGAGCATTAACCAAAAAGCAGGACAGTGAAGAGTCGAGAAACCTGGTTTTGAGCCTAGTGTTGCTATTtacagctctgtgatcttgggccaaccctttacctctctgtgcttctgtttgaTGTTCTataaaaatgaggataagaatACGTACCTTATTGGAATGAATGCCAAGTGTTTAGCATGCTAACACATAATAAGTGTTCGCTAAATGGAAATCATCATTATTGACCTAGTAAAGCCTTCCAGAAAAGCGTCTAGCTTCGTTTAACCCAGCTTTGCCCATGCCTACTTGACTGTGGAAATCTTTTCTCACAGAGCTCTTACTAATATTCTATAAAAGTTGTGCTCTGCAGAATGTGCCCCGAGACCTGCTCTAACAGTTTCTCTCCCTGGACTCACCCCCAGGCTCCACCTTCCGACCGCATGACTCATTTCCCAAATCATCTGGAAAGtcagggcggcggcggcgggagcggcGGAGCACGGTGCTGGGACTGCCACAGCACGTGCAGAAGGAACTCGGTGAGCGCCTGATGAGGAGGCTGTGGGCGGGCAGCCCCGGCCGCCCCCTCTGCTGAATCCCACGCCCTCCCTGTCCATTCCAGGCCTGCGGAATGAACGTGAGGCACCAGGTACTCCTCGGCCTCCTGGTCCACGGGACGCCGTCCGCATCCCCACGGTGGACGGCCATCCGGCGGGCCCGGCCTCagggccaggggccagggtgTCCCTGCAGGCGCTGGAGGCGGAGGCCGAAGCCGGTGCCCAGGCAGAGGCCATGCTGCAGCGCCACATCGACCGCATTTACCGGGATGACACGCTCGTTGGCCGGTCCACGGGGGCCCGGCCCTTGCCACTGACCCGGCCCATGTCCCTAGCAGTGCCCGGACTGACCGGAGGGGCAGGGCCTCCAGAACCCCTGAGCCCGGCCATGTCCATCTCGCCCCAGGCCACCTACTTGTCGAAGCTGATCCCGCACGCCGTGCTGCCGCCCACAGTGGACGTGGTGGCCTTGGGCCGCTGCAGCCTGCGCACGCTGAGCCGCTGCAGCCTGCTCTCAGCCAGCCCGGCCTCCATCCGCTCGCTGGGCCACTTCTCCTCGGTCTCCAGCCCGCGACCCCGCAGCCGCCACCCTTCCTCCTCCAGTGACACCTGGAGCCACTCTCAGTCCTCTGAGACCATTGTGTCTGACGGCTCCACCCTCTCCTCTAAGGGTGGCTCAGAGGGCCGGCCAGAGGGCTCTGTGGCCAACAGTAACGTGGCGCCCCCTCCCCTGGGGGGCAGCGGGAGGGGCTCTCCCAGCGGGGGCAGCACTGCCGAGGCCTCGGACACTGTCAGCATTCGGAGCGGTGGCCAGTTGTCCGGCCGGAGTGTGTCCCTACGTAAGCTGAAGCGGCCCCCGCCACCTCCCCGCCGGACCCACTCGCTCCATCAGCGCAGCTCAGCAGCACATGATGGGCCCCTGGGGCTGCCTCCTAAGCCCGAGCGGAAGCAGCAGCAACAGCTGCCCCGGCCTCCCACCACTGGCGGGTCAGAAGGGATGGGGGCAGCACCCTGTCCATCCAGCTCAGCAGGCAGCTGGGTGCCTGGCTTGTCTCCAGGTGGCTCCCGGCGTCCCCCACGCTCCCCAGAACGGACACTCTCACCCTCCAGTGGATACTCGAGCCAAAGTGGTACCCCAACCCTGCCTCCCAAGGGTCTAACAGGGGCCCCTGCTTCCCCAGGCAAGGCCCAACCCCCTAAACCAGAGCGTGTCACTTCCCTTCGATCTCCCGGGGCCTCCGTCTCCTCCTCCCTCACGTCTCTATGTTCCTCCTCCTCTGACCCGGCACCCTCAGACCGCTCTGGTCCGCACGTGTCGACCGCCCTGGGTGACAGGTTTGTCATACCTCCTCACCCCAAGGTGcctgcccccttctccccacctccctctaaGCCCAAGAGCCCAAACCAAGCTGCCCCTGCTCCAGCTGCCCCTGCTTTGGTCCCTGGGCCCATCTCTACCACTGCTGCCAGCCCTGAGTCCCCACTTACTCCCCAGACATCCCTAACCCCACCTCAGGCATCTCCCGGTGCCTCCAAAGACCAGTcacccccaccatccccacccccatcttatcacccaccccccccacccactAAGAAGCCAGAGGTGGTTGAGGAGGCCCTGTCTGCCCCGGGGACTGCTGAGGAGGCCCTCCAAGATCCCAActggcccccacccccgcctcctgCACCGGAGGAGCAGGACCTGTCTATGGCCGACTTCCCTCCACCCGAGGAGGCCTTTTTCTCTGTGGCTGGCCCTGAGCCTGCAGACCCTTCACGCCCCCCGGAGCCCTCCTTAGCTACTGTCTCTTTCCAGAGCCAGCCCCGTGGTACCCCAGAtcttcctccagctctgccagCCCCATCTGCTGCTGGTTCTGTCCCAGGGCTTCATGCCAAGGTCCCTCGGAGGGAACCGGGGGGCTGCAGCAAGGGTGGCGGCCTTCCCAGGGAGGATGCTGGTGCACCCCTGGTCACACCCTCACTCCTGCAGATGGTTCGGCTGCGCTCTGTAGGCACTCCCACAGTGGCTCCGACTCCAGCGTCAGGGCCGTCGGCCCCCCAGAAGCCACTGCGAAGGGCCCTGTCAGGGCGGGCCAGCCCAGCGCCTGCCTCCTCAGGGCTCCACGCTGCTGTTCAGCTCAAGGCCTCCAATCTGGCTGCCAGCGTGGGCCCTGTGAGTGACCAGCCCAATGGACCACCTGAGGCAGAGCCGTGGTCCCCTGCCTCTACGGCCAGCTTCATCTTCTCCAAGGGCACCAAGAAGCTGCAGCTGGAGCAGCCCGTGTCCCCTGAGACCCAGGCTGACCTCCAGCGGAACCTGATAGCTGAACTTCGGAGCATCTCAGAGCAACGGCCACCCCAGGCCCCAAAGAAGCCACCTAAGGCCCCCCCGCCTGTGGCCCGCAAGCCTTCTGGGGGAGccgccccccccacctcccccagcttTCCTTGGGCTGagccccttcctgctcctcccaccaACGGGCTCCCCCATGCCGAGGACAGGACTAAGGAGGAGCTGGCAGAGAATGGAGATGTCCTGCAGCGGGTGGGTCCAGAGGAGAAGCTGGGCCTGCCTGGCACAGGTACGGTGGGCCgggaggggtggggtgtgggtcCCATCACTGGTCATGGGAAACAGGTATCAGAAGTCCTGCCATTAGGGATTTGCTCTTGGATTCTGGTCTCGGGGTGCCTGGGAAGGGTGACCTGTCACCTCTGATGAGCTGCACTGAAGGAGCATGGATTgtggggctttggagtcagacctacTGAAATTTGAAGTTTGAATTCCAACTTTGCCATTTTATCTACCCATCCTAGCCTCAGGTTCCTCACTGTAAAGTGTGAGGCAACGATACATTATAGTGGCAGAGGGAACGTTTGTAAAACGTCCAGCCCAGTGCTGCTGTCGTGGTCAGTAAAGTGAGGGGGTGAGGATGTGCCCTGGGCTCTTAGTGGTCAGAACCAAGCTCGGGGGTCCCTTGCTGAGTGTCCCTTCTTTTCTCGCCACAGACCCACAGAAAGAGCTGGTCTGACCACCAGGCACCTTGCTGGCACTGCTGACCCATCCCAGGAATACAATCTCAGGGACCTGAGCGGCTCCAAGGATGAGAGGATACGGCAGACACTTAACCTAATAGGGAGGACGCCTGCAGCCTTAACCTCCACGGCCTTCAGTAATTACGCAAGCCTGGTGTGGCTCCTGTCCTCCAAGTCATCCAGCTGTCATGGCTTTTCCTGAATGGATTCACCTCTGGCAGCTGCTGCTTCAGTCTTGGCCTTAGCCTCATCTTGAAGGAGGTAGCTGGTGGGAGTGGGTGTCTGTGCCCCCTGCTGGCCTCAAGGCCACAGAATTGGGAACAGAACACCTCActtgaggtttcttttttccttttttttttttaatgtccaaatCATGCACATGCTGTAGTCCAGAATCAAAGCACTTTTGAAAAGTGGCTGCATGTCCATCCTCCAGGGCCCGCGAAGCCACATTCCAGGGGCCTGTTTACATGGCAGCAGCATCAGTCCCCAGCAGCCAGCCCATGGCTGGGACTAATCTGTCCCCCTCCTCCGATCCAGTTTGCAACTATTCTTAGTTCTTGGAGGTAGGCAAGTCGTTGTATTCCCACAGGCTTCTCCAGGCTGGAGGCAGGAGTGGGGCTGTGGAATTCCAAAGCACAAAAGGTGCAGCGGGGGTTAGCCCTCCTGTGCCTCAACTTACCACCAACCAGCCTCCTGCCTTCTAGTTCTGCCAGGTGCTCCATGCAGGGGACAGGAAGTGGGAGACGGCCAGGGCCCAAATGGGTGGGGGAGAAAGAACCAGAGGGGAGGTCCACAGGCTCTCTCTGTCCTCAGAGAGTGGGAGAACAGAGTAGAGAGTCACGTCATGGGGCACTTGGCCGTTTTACTTGATCAGGTTGGGGTGGGCGGGCACGACTCTTCAGAGGCAGGAGCCACAGGCCATGGCAAAGCTGGGTTCCTTTCAGCTCGACAGGAAGTACTGAGGACATGGATGGAGGGGTGGGTCTGGCAGGGAAGAGCCTATTTGGGCAGTGGGCCCAGACCCGGCCCTATGGATTTCATCCTCTGACCTTTACTCTGCTCCGAGCACGTCCTTTCTGCAGCTGTCTTTCAGCACAGGTGGTTCCACTGGGGGGAGCTGACGCTGAGTGACAGGATGGGAAGCCAAATGTGCATTCTATTACAGACTCTTCCCTAGTCAATGAGGGGGAACTCAGCGCTCCTAGGGGCGGGCTGGGTGGTTCCCCCCTAGACATCAGCCTCCGCTACTGATCTCTCCTCCAGGAATTTTACTGACCTTTCCATTTTCAACCTGTGCCACCTATCTCGGTAAGCTGGTTTCCTCACTGGCCCCGGTGGCTCCACGGGGGTGGCCCTAGTGCCTCCTTCCACTGCAGCATGGCTGTCACCAGGTCACTCTTTCTGTCTTGATCCTCTTTCCTCAACAGTGACTCAGGCTTGAGCCAGGCAAGGGACCTTGCTTTTAGCTGCTTCTCCTCCACCCAGGAGAGAGGTTGACCCCCTCCCAGAAAAAGAGCTGGGAACACAGGGGATGTGGTCTGAGATCCCAGGTTCCTATGGCCCTCTCTCActattctcttctctctgtaGCTATAAACCAATGTTCTTCCCTGCCCTTTGGGTAATGGAGAGCTGCTGCTGGGTATGTGCTGTGCCTGCCCAGTGAGTTGGGGAAAGAGGACAGTCAGTAAGcactcctctgctcagagctCCTGACTCAACCCCCCGGGAACTGGGAACCAGGAACCAGGAACAGGCCAAAGCTTCCATGACACCAGGCCCTGGCAGCAGCCTCGGAGCTGCTGGAGGTAGGAGGGAGCCCACCTTCTGtgtttctttccctcccctccctatGTTACTGGAGCCCCTTATCTTCAGTTAGATTCCTCTGAGCTTGTTTCCCCACTGGGTGGGACAGAgtagaaaggagaagggaggatCTCCAAGAGGCAATCCTTTTGTCCTCTTGGGTAAATGAGCTTGACCTAGTGCACATGGAGAGACCAAAAGCCtctgatttttaatttccataaaaatgttagtgtgtgtgtgtgtgtgtgtgtatatatatatacatatatatacacacacacacacacacacacacacatatatatatatatatatatatttctttaagttTCTGAGTCTTTGATATGTCTATACAATCTATTCCCTCTGCCCTGAAGCTGGAGTGATACACATGGAAAAAGCTCTGTGTGGGTTTCATTCGAagatgttaattaattaaatgattcAAACTTGGCTGTGGCTGCTGCTTCTTAATGGGGTGGGTCAAGGTGGTGGTCTGGGCCCACATTTAGAAGGGACAACGTTCTGGACCGTAAAGTGAGCCTCTTCTTTTTAACACTGCTAAAGGGAAAGTCAAGGTGTCTTGCCATCCAGCCTAGTCCACCCCCGCTCCCATTACAGGGTCAAAAGTCCAAGATACAAACAGCCCGAGGCTGGGTGAGGGGCCCAGAAGCTGCTACACACTGTGCTCTCCTTTCCTGAGATGGTGCAGCTCACAGACAGGTCCCGTCCAGACACCCTTGTTCagacattttatttgaatttatgaCAATGATGCTTAGCGGTCCTGATTGAGATGCCTTATGGAGAAGTACCACACCCTCCCTGAAGAAAGAACCAGGCTGTGCCATCCAACAACAGGCAGCTGGTTTAGGGAGTGTCCCCCCAGCAGGATCAAAGGGCAATCCAGGAGTCCTGGGGCAGGCTCTGCCCCCAGTGACAAGCCTCAGGGTTGGCAGGCATTGGGGAAAGCTGCCAACCACTTGGTAGACCACCAGGTTCTctgttttcccttcccttcccttttcaaATCCCACAGTTTCCTGTTGGGGAGAGGCTGTAATTAGCCCAGCTCAGGCACCAGATCCCAGCCAGAGGCACAGCTGCTGGGATAACGCTAGGAAAACTGGAAACCAATATTTTTCCAGTTACAAGGATTATGGCATAAACTTTTTCTGAGTTATGTTATATTGAAACCAGATTTGTCAGGTCAGCTGCCAAGGGAAGAAGGTAGGGCTGTACTCCCTGCACTGCCCCGCGCTCATCACTACCCGGGAGGTCAGCCTCTCCCTGCAGCCAGACAGGGTGATCCTGGATCCTGGGGAGGCTGAGCTGCCCCTCACCAAGTCTTGCACCTAACACAGTCCCAAACTTCCTGCTTCAGTGTCCTGGGAGATGGGTAAGCAGATGATGGATGGAGCAAATTAAGGAGACAGCAGATGACTCAGGATGATGAGAAGGGAGGAAGACGCCAGGTTGGCTAGCTGATGTTCCCCCCTTTCAGTGATTTACAGGAGATGTACCCTAGCTTGGTCATGAAGTTGGTTTGCTTCCACTGTGCGATGCACTCCTCAGAAATTCTGAAGTCAGCCTggacaagaaaaacaacaacaaaagtgatTATAGTGATGGTGGCAGGACTACAAGAAAACAAAGACTCTTATACTACTAGTAGTGTAAATTGATTCAACTTCTCTAAGAGGGCAGTTTGCGAAAAGCTTTCATTTCAAGGTATTCCTATCTTTTGCCTAAGGTAAGTTCATTTTAGGGATTtagtttaagaaaataatcatgaataaatacaaagaactaGGTACCAGGACATCCATCGTAGCATTCTAAGAGTAAAAAACTGAGAACCACCTCAATGTCTAATCAGGTTTGGGGTAAATTATGATCATTatgatataatactatatatatgtatgtatatgtgtgtgtgtgtgtgtgtgtgtatggttctTCCCCCTCAATATTTAAGAAGATGGGGAAATCTTTGAGGcctaaagttaaattaaaaaaaaaaaaaaaaagaagaagagagacttccctggtggtccagtggtaaagaatctcccttccaatgcaggggatgcgggttcgatctctggtcggggaactaagatcccacatgctgcggggcaactaagcctgcgtgccacaactactgagctcgcacgcctcaactagagagcccgcgtaccgcaaatgatagagcccacgcgctctggagcccgtgccacaactagagaagagaaaacccgcaggccacaactagagagaagcccgcgccgCAGCGAagagcctgcgcgctgcaacgagcagatcccacatgccgcaaggaagacccgacacagccaaataaataaataaataaatattttaaaaaagagaacaataaacaTGGTATGACTCAAACTATAAGTATATTATCAGTATGCATAGAGAAAGTCCAGAAGGAAATAATCACTAACGACATTTTTCAGCACCTCTACGTAGCAGGACTatggatgttttattttcttcattttcccctACATTTTAGCCATTTCTACAATGAAAATCTATTTTATAGCTAGAAAAAAATAGTGGATTCAAAAAACTGGCCTGGAAAActaggaaaggagggaggggacaaaGCCATTTGCCACTTGCAGGAGGATGGAGAGGTAGAAACCACTCTAAATGCCCTCCAGAAATACTGTCTAGTTGGGGAAACAAGGTGACTGACTAGAAAAAGTCACACGTGTAGTATTAGTTCCACGAGGAGAGTGAATCTCTGCTGCTTTATTCATTGATGtagcccaagcacctagaacagtgccggACACATATATTAgggtgctgaatgaatgaatgaattcggGGCAGGCCATGTGAGTCAATGCCCCTGAAGCAAAGAGAATGAGTGCTCTCAGATCAAGGTGGGCAGGAGGGACCCCGGGAGGGCTCTGATCCTGGCTCCATCATTTCCGGTGACCCTGTGTGGCCTTGGCAGGTATCCTGCCAGATAAATTGGGGATAATCTCCTATCACAGACTGAAGGTCAAATGAGGAAATGTCTCAAGTCCCTGACACAGTGCCTCAAACAGCCTGTCAGTGCTCAGTATCTGCGAGGGCCCACAGGCTCCTCAGGCACCTCATTTGACAGGTCTGgaatgaagaaggaagagaggggctTAGAAGCAGGAAGGCCCAGCTGGGAAAAAGGCAGGTGTGGATTCAGTAACAGAGCAATCTGGAGATAGTCCAGGCAGCCCTGGTATGAGGGAAAAAGTGCAGATTGTTACCTGCAATTTCTCAAAGACTTTCTTCTTGGGCTTAAGCTCTTCATCTGGTTGCCCTTTCTCATAGCCCTTCACAAACACTCGCTCACCAGGAGCAGAGCCGGCAGGAGGGTCCAGAGGCTCAACCTTGCGGCTTGCCCCTTCTCTGGGAAGACACACAGGACAAGATAAGAGTAAGGCTATGGACTGTCTCCAGCTGCCATGGAGGCCAAAGCACTGGGGCCTTTTCCTAGGGGCCTAATGGGATTTAGGGAACCCTCAATGCCAGGGCCCTAGGAGTTCCTCACTGCTGTGCTACGTCTCTGGATATCACCAGCACTGGGTTAACCAGGGCTGAACTGAAATTCTATGTCAGGAGAGACTCCAAAATCTGGGCTTTTAGGGGAGGAAGTATATGACCTAACAGCCAGtgaactgggtttgaatcctggtttcaCCTCTTACTAGTAGAGAGACCTGAGCATGCACACAGCTTAGAATCttcaatttctgttttaataaagCTAACTTTAGGTGAAGTGCTTCATCCACGGCTCTTGTACAATAAATAATCCCTCCATGCACCATATTTTGCATAGTGTTCTCAGGGCCTCCACCTGGCATGTGGAAGGGCAGTATGTGGGCTAATCCCCCCTCTTCCGGGCCTCCCCAGGCCCTGCGCTCCCCACCCCACAAGTCCTCACTCACACAGAAGCACACAGGAGCATGCCTTGGGACTCGATTCCTCTCATCTTCTGGGGTTTCAGATTGCACAGCACCACCACCAGCCTGTCCTGCAGTTCCTCCCTGGGCGCAAACTGCACCAGGCCACTCACCACAGTCCGTGGTTCAGCTTCCCCCACATCAATCTTCTCCACATACAGGCTGTCTGCATCTGGGTGCTGCCGGCAAGATATCAGGCTCAGAGAGCATCATAATGGAATAGATCATGGGGCCTGGTGAACCCTCTGACTCCAGAAAGGGGCATCCACTCCTTACTGAGGCCCTGGAGGAACCCTCTAGCGCTAACTCTCCAGGCCCCAGGCAGCAGACATGAGAAGGGCGCCCGAAGAGGCAGATTTGAGTAACATGAGCCTAATTACTTGTGTTAGAAGTGGAAGGAACCTCTAACAGAGATTAAAATGGCCTGGACTGCCTGGGTGGCCACCATTATGGCCATGTGTGCACCAGAtcaatcccagtcctggggggACTGGAAGATGGGAGACAGCTGCTGGCTTCACCATCCGAAACAAGAGCATCAGCAGCTATTTCAAGGTAGTTTTGGTGGTTAGTCTAATATGGTGAAAAGCAAATCaatactgggagaaaaaaatacccAGACCACTGGTCCCAGGCCACCAGTTGCATAGCCATCTGCCTCTGGGAAAAAGGAAGTCCTCCCTTCACCATtttctggggtggggagagggaaggacaaAGTAGCTGATCCAAGATAAGGCCTGTGGCTAGTCCAGACAAGCTGGGAGAGACCAGGTGAGTCAATCAGACTGGATTTGATGGATAAACAAGCTCCTTCTGACTAACATCCCTCCGTATTCTGAGTTCCTGGCTGTGTTTGTTTGAATAAGGTCCAGAGATAGCAAAGGGAAAAGCCTGACGCCTGGAATTAGATGCCTGGGTTCTGACTCGCAGTATGACCTCAGGGATGTTACTTCCCATCCCAGGCCAGGTTTCCTCCAGATGGAAGCAGACAAACCTGACCCCTGTCTGCCTCTCCGGGACATGGTGGAAAATGAGTACCTTGTCCACACTAATGACTCTCCCCACACGGATATCCAGGCGGGATGGGATGACCTCCTCTGGTTCTGAATTCTTGGCTGGGCCTTTGGCAGCTGGCTCTGGAGATGAGAAGAACCCAAGGCTCAGAACTCTCCTCCTTCCCATGACAGGTCAGCTGCTGATTCCCCCAAATGACACTAGCAGGACTTAGTGCAGAATCCCCAGAATCTACCCACTGAATTATACCTTCTTTAAAACAGAGCCGGCAGCCTTTGAAAAGTGACATGCCAgatttcatctctctctccttcaggtattgggctggaggggaggggaggggccaagTGTAGCTTTGCCACCATTCGGGCATTCCGCATATATTCAGCCATTCCTCCTTTTCTGGCAGGGCCACACAAGACTCTCAATGTTAACATCTCAGCATCGTGGATGCGTGGCTGGCCCACTAAGAACCAGTCAGGAGCACGTGGAAGGGAACTGGGCGAATCTAGAGATGAGCTTCCCTGAGATGCTGTGCAGACCCTGCCCGAGCAGCTGTGTTACCCTCATGGTCTAACCCAATTGGTCTCCTTAACTGAAGAGGCAGATTTTGTGAAAGGATCAAAGTACATGTCTCAAACCAGCACTCACAGCAGTGTTGGTACAGCAGGATGTAATCACTTCATAGTACCAACCAAACCAAATTCAAGATGACTGGAGTTCCATTCCACCAGTCAACGGGGCATGACATTCCTGCACTTCAGACCACGCCCCCACCACCGGCTTCTTGGGCCTGAATTGAAGACAGACTCTTTTCTGAGGCACACTGACAGGCTCTCTACCTGATGATgtcacccgcccccccccccgcccccagcccgaCCCCTCCCCAGCTGGCCTTACTCTGCTTCGAGGGATCTGGGTAGGCAGCGCTGGACAGTTTCTTTAGTGCAGGGGTATTAAACTTTTCCCGGATGGGATCCAGCAACTTGTTGAGGGCGACTTCAACAGAATTCTTTAGGTCTCCAGGGTGCACAACCTGCAAGTGTACAAGGCCAGGTGAGAAGGGGCACTGGAACAGGTGAACTGTGCATAGGACACCTGAATCTACTAAGAATAATGTGCACATAGGATGCAGGGTGCTTTCTGGGCAGAGTCTTATTTGAACCTCAGAACAAGCCTGTGAAGCTGGTAGAGCAGAGAAGGGGAAATAGGTTCAAAAGGTTATCTAATATGTCCAAGACCCAGGTCTTTTGACACTGAATTCCATACTAACTTGAGGGTTTTTAGAGGCTGAATGTTTTTAATTGACTTCTTCTAGTCCCTCCATTTATGCTCAGAGTAGTGGCGTAAAGCACGTGTTATTTACAGGTAGGGAAACATTCACATAGGGAACCTAGGAGCtagagacagcctgaggggagaGCTGAGTGAGCAAGAAGGAATAACAGGGCTTTGGAGTTAGAGCCTGGGGTGAGAGTCCCAGCTAGCTGGGTGACTCCCAACCAGgcacttaacccctctgagctttGGATTCTTcacttaaaaagtgaaaataacaatACCTTTACCTCCTAGAGTCAGAATAAGGATTAAATCACGTAACATGGGTAAAAATGGTGAGTAGTGCTAGTACATGGTAGGAGCTCAGtaattccattttttcttctcGTGTCCTGTGACTACCACTTTTAGATCCCAAATCTGGCCCCAAAGGATCTTCTAAGATATTCTGAGGGGACGTCCCCTAGGTATGAATACATGTAATAAAACAATGcctatgtttttgtttctgatgTTATTCCTTCGTTTCCTTGGGAATgtttcagttcttttttaaaataatttatttatttttggctgcattgggtcttcgttgctgcacgtgggctttctctagttgcagcgagcaggggctactcttcgttgcagtaggcatgcttctcattgcgggggcttctcttgttgtggagcgtgggctctaggtgtgagggcttcaatagttgtggcatgcagggtcagtagttgtggcgcacgggcttagttgctccgcggcatgtgggatcttcccggaccagggcttgaacccgtgtcccctgcactggcgggaggattcttaaccactgtgccacccagaGAAGTCCCGAATGTTTCATTTTTAGTAGAAAAGCTttagacctgcactgtccaatatggtagccacaagCCTCATGTGCACATTTAAATGTaagttaaaattcagttcctcagtttaCTGGTCACATTGTGAGGTTCAACAGACGCATGTGGCCAGTGGCGACTGTGTTAGTACAGATAGAACATGTCCACCATCACAGAAAGTGCTGCTGGTTACGCTGTCAAGCTCTGTCTTCAGAAGCGTTTCTTCTATTCCGTCTCATCAGTCCCACAAAGGACTGTTCACAGGGTTGAGGAGTGGGGTGTGGCTTCTGTGGCCTGCCTCAGATGGCAGACAGAAGGGTTTCAGAGCAATAGCTGCCAAATGTCCAAAAAATGGGCCTTAAGGGCCCTCAGACTTCAGAGGTCATTGAGTCTTTTCTTCCATTTGATGCTCAAACCCTCACACAACCTTGCCTCCAGTGGTCCTCTGGCCTCTGCCTGAACACCTCAGTGATGGGGAATGCAAGGTCAGGCCA is part of the Balaenoptera musculus isolate JJ_BM4_2016_0621 chromosome 1, mBalMus1.pri.v3, whole genome shotgun sequence genome and encodes:
- the KIAA1522 gene encoding uncharacterized protein KIAA1522 homolog isoform X4, whose amino-acid sequence is MVVFLGRHLPALLGLFKKKGSAKAESDKRLSVGPGQGLGSAVDEHQDNVFFPSGRPPHLEELHTQAQEGLRSLQHQEKQKLNKGAWDHGDTQSIQSSRTGPDDDSISFCSQTTSYTAESSTAEDALSVRSEMIQRKGSTFRPHDSFPKSSGKSGRRRRERRSTVLGLPQHVQKELGLRNEREAPGTPRPPGPRDAVRIPTVDGHPAGPASGPGARVSLQALEAEAEAGAQAEAMLQRHIDRIYRDDTLVGRSTGARPLPLTRPMSLAVPGLTGGAGPPEPLSPAMSISPQATYLSKLIPHAVLPPTVDVVALGRCSLRTLSRCSLLSASPASIRSLGHFSSVSSPRPRSRHPSSSSDTWSHSQSSETIVSDGSTLSSKGGSEGRPEGSVANSNVAPPPLGGSGRGSPSGGSTAEASDTVSIRSGGQLSGRSVSLRKLKRPPPPPRRTHSLHQRSSAAHDGPLGLPPKPERKQQQQLPRPPTTGGSEGMGAAPCPSSSAGSWVPGLSPGGSRRPPRSPERTLSPSSGYSSQSGTPTLPPKGLTGAPASPGKAQPPKPERVTSLRSPGASVSSSLTSLCSSSSDPAPSDRSGPHVSTALGDRFVIPPHPKVPAPFSPPPSKPKSPNQAAPAPAAPALVPGPISTTAASPESPLTPQTSLTPPQASPGASKDQSPPPSPPPSYHPPPPPTKKPEVVEEALSAPGTAEEALQDPNWPPPPPPAPEEQDLSMADFPPPEEAFFSVAGPEPADPSRPPEPSLATVSFQSQPRGTPDLPPALPAPSAAGSVPGLHAKVPRREPGGCSKGGGLPREDAGAPLVTPSLLQMVRLRSVGTPTVAPTPASGPSAPQKPLRRALSGRASPAPASSGLHAAVQLKASNLAASVGPVSDQPNGPPEAEPWSPASTASFIFSKGTKKLQLEQPVSPETQADLQRNLIAELRSISEQRPPQAPKKPPKAPPPVARKPSGGAAPPTSPSFPWAEPLPAPPTNGLPHAEDRTKEELAENGDVLQRVGPEEKLGLPGTDPQKELV